The nucleotide window TGGCCCCTCCCCCGTGGCTTGGCCCTCTGTCAGTGCAGAGTCAGACCTCAGAAACAGGCAGGCGAGATCCCGGGCCGGACGGGGCGGGAGAGGAGCCAAGCCCGTGCagtgggggggttggggggggaggcCAAAGGCGGGACGGGAGACGGGCGGGGACTCTCCCAGCTCAGCCCTGGCGGTCAGTGGGTCCGAGCGTCTCCCAGAAGCCTCAGAGGCTGCCCGGCCCACCCCGTGTCcctgaggcaggattagaactcgGGCCTCTGACCCCGGAGCTGGGATGGGCCTGGGCCGACGGCCAGAGGGGGCAGCGCCTGCGGGAGGGGCTTCGGGGACAGGCAGGCGCAGAGGAGGAACGCGGCCCCTCGGCCCAGACGCTCCGTGGCCGTCGGTCTCCTTCTCTGTAAAGCGAGGGCTCCGGGTCTCCCCGCATTCATTAGGCGCCAGCTGGGTGCCCTGGGCAGCGGGGGGCGTCCTCAGAGGGTGCCGGCCCGGAGGCGGGAGATGACGGCGTCTGTCTGTGCTTTCAGACAAAAGGAACCGACACCTGGGCGCCGACGGCGTCTACCTGGACGACCTCCCCGACATGGACCCCGAAGTCGCTGCTCTGTATTTCCCCAAAAAGTAGGTCCTGGACCCCCACTTCATGGCCCAGCCGCGGCCCCCGTCCCCGAGGTGCCACAGAAGGCGGCTCTCGATGCTGGGTCTGTCCGGCGGCGGTGCCCCGTTTTGTGGGGGAGCCTGGGGGAGCCTGGGGGTGCCGGGGGGCCTTCCCGAGGCCGACGGGCCCTCCTGCCCCTTCTCTGCTTCCCTCAGCGGCGACGGCGGCCCGACGGCCAAGAACAGCGGCGAGAGCGGGCCGCGCTCGGCCAGCCAGTCGCCGCAGTCGGTGGGCAGCTCAGGCGTGGACAGCGGCGTGGAGAGCACCTCGGACGGCCCCAGGGACCTGCCCTCCATCGCCATCTCGCTCTGCGGCGGCCTCAGCGAGAGCAAGGAGGTCACCACGGGTGAGCCGGGCCTGCCTGGCACCGCCTGCGGGGGGCTGCGGGCATGGGGGGGCCCCTGACCCCCGCGTGGAACCGGCCGTGAGTCAGGGCTGGGGCTCAGCTCTCGGGGCGTGGCAGGAAGTGGCCAGAGAGGACACCCGACAGACAGACGGAGAGccggggagaggggagagggcagACAGACTCACAGACGTATGGGGGCGCCGGCCCATGGTGGGGGCAGGACTCGCACCCTGGTCTGGGGGGGCCTCGTGCTCCCCCGTGACCGCCCGCTCCCGAGGGGGGATGGCTGGAGCCACTCCCCTGCACTGACGCCGCCGCGCTGTCTGTCCCTCTGTCCCGCCTCGCCCCCCAGACGAGTTTCTGGAGCAAGAAGTGACGTATCAGCAGTTCGTGGACAATCCGGCCATCATCGACGACCCCAACTTGGTGGTGAAGATCGGGAGTAAGTAAGTACCGGCCGGGGTCTGTgcgtctgtctgtgtctgtctgtgctCTCGACCCCGCACGGCGGCGGAGCCTGGTGGACCCCCGAACCCGAGAGGGCCGGACGCGGCCTTTGGGCCAGGAGCCCCCTCGGCCCCCTGCGCCTGGGAAGCCCTTCTGGGGGCCCAGGGAGGCGCCAGGCGCTCGCCGAGGTCCTGCCCCTCTCGGTCAGGCCGCCTGCCCGGGGTGCCCAGGTCAGAGGGGGGCGCTGGTGAGGGCAGGCTGGGCCCCGGACTCTGGGTGCTCGCAGACGGCCCAGGGAGGACCCGGGGACAGGCTCCTGGGGGGCCTCTCTGGGGCGCCTGTGGAGGGGCCCCCACTCGGGCTCCTGCCTCCTCAGCCTGGCCTGAGTGTCTAGAGGAAAGCCGACCCGAACCCAGGCTGGCCGGCCCTTCCCGCCCATCCCAGAGAGGAATGCCAGGATGCCCGACGCCTCGCTTCTCCCTCCGTTGTTAGgagcctccctcctcccccttccctcccttcctctgtctctgtgtctgtctttgtgtctgtctctctgtctctctcctggcTTCCTCTGTCTCAGGAGGACCCcgagttccagggcagaagagcaggcaGGGCTGGgcagggggttaagtgacttgtccagggtcccccagctaggaagtgtctgacgtcACACTTGAGCCCAGGACgtcctgtctccaggcccggCTCCCCGAGACCTCAGTTTACCTTTTTGCCGCTTCTGCCCCTCGGTGGGCCAGTTGTTCTTCGTACTTGAGGAGGCCTCGGCGGCCCCAGTGCTGTCCTTTGTGTCTGAGCTTGCAGGCTCCGGGGGGGCCCGTGGCGCGGGGCCGCCCCTCCTCTGCCCCCCGAGCACTCTCCGCGCCGTCTCCGAGGCGGCCCGTCCTCGCGGTGGCCGCCGGGCTGGTCTTTATTCACAGGACGGCGATCCCGGCCGCCTGGGACGTTCCCCGGATTTGGGAAAAGAGGGCAGAGGCCCGGCCGGGGGCTCTAGAGCCGCCTTCCCTCCGGTAGGCCTCCGGGAGCCTCCGGGCAAAAGGCCGTAGCACGGCCTCCAGCGTCCGGCCTCCAGCGAGGGTCTGCGGGACGCCGATGGGGCCagtcccttctccagctcattttacagatgagaaaactgaggctgacgGACCGGCGGGTGGGCTCCGGCTCTGAGGCTCAGTTAGAGTTCAGGGAGAGGAAACTTGTGGCCTCCAGGCCTGGGCCTCTGCCGCCACCTGGCGGCCTCCATCCAGAGAGCCAGCCCGAGAGCTCCCTGGAGAGGCTCCAGAGACGacgctcctccctccctcctccggCCGTCCATCCGGccgtctgtctctatctgtctgtccgtctctgtctccctcctcccctctgtctgcctctctctgtctctctgtctgtccgtctCTCCCCTCCCATCTCGTGCCAAGGCGGGCCAATCTCGAGAGCAGGGCCCCGGCCCGGGGGGTGGCTGAGGGCGCGGCGCCGGCCCCTGACGTTGGGGGTCTCACTGTCCCCCGATCTCTCTGTCTCAGATACTACAACTGGACCACGGCGGCGCCCCTCCTCCTGGCCATGCAGGCCTTCCAGAAGCCTCTGCCAAAGGTGAGCTCGAGCTGAGCACGGGTGGTTTTGGGGGTGCGACCGGCCCCAGGCGGCCCGACGGGGTGTCGAGGCTTTCTGTCCCGGGCAGGAGGCCGGCCTTTTGGCTCGCTGCCCCGAGGCTGGAGACCCTCCTGTCCGGTGCCCTCGGGCTCCCGAGCTGCCAGGCCTGGGCCGTGCCGGGGGGTGCTGAGGCTAAGGGGAGGCTGCCCGGCCTCTCCCCTGCTTGGAGCGTGTGGCGGCCCTCCGGCTCCTGTGCCCggcttctctctcttcctcgGCCTTGGCACGGCCTCTGCCTTCTCTAAGAGGCCGCTCCAAAGGCCTCCCCCACGGGGACCCCAAAGGCCCCCCGTCTCCCCCAGATGGCCTCATCCGTGTCTTTCCTGGCAGAGAGCAGGGCCCGAGAGCCTGGCACGGGGCTGGCACCGCTGCCCGTCGATAGCCCGGGCAAGCCGGGACGTGGTGATGGGAGGAGGGGCTGGCCGGGAGCCTCCGAGCCTCGCTGCCAGGCCCTGCCCGCCCCCAGCCTCATTCCACGATGGAGACCGCAAGGGTCCGAGGGCCCAGGGAAGCCGGTTCAGCCTccgtctctgtgtctgtctgtatctccgtctgtctgtgtgtatctgtctctgactccatctgtatgtctgtctgtgtgtctgtgtgtctttgtcTGTGTTtgcatctgtctgtctctatctccttcTGTCTGTAtgtgtatctgtctctctctgtgtgtctgtgtgtgtgtctgtctgtctttgtgttcgtatctgtctctttctgtctctgtctctgtctgtctgtctgtctttgtgtatctgtctgtctgtctgtctgtatctccgtctgtctgtctttctgtcctccctcccctgtgaGGCTGAGCCTTGTTTCTCTCTGGCTCTGGTCTCTGCCGCCTTCCCCCACCGGCTCCGAGTTGGAGGGTATTCACTGGGTGGTGGCAGACGTTTTGGGGGGACGCTGGGCCGTGAGGAGGAACCCATCCCCGAGTCTTGTACAAATGCTCACGGGGCCCAGGGGAGCAGGAGCCGGAAATGCCCCTTTTCGTTGATTGGCTTTCTGTGGTCTGGCTGAAATGCTCGCTCCTTgacctggcattcaaggcctttgCAGGGGCCCCAGATGACCTCGATAGCCTCGGCCCATGTTGCTGGCAGCGGCGTTCGATGCCCCGGGCCccattgctttctctcttcccaccTGTGCACATTTGCCTCATTGGTATCCCGCGaggctctccctctccctccttttccggGGCCATCCCTGGCCTCTGATGTCCCGAGTCCCTCCCAGCATGACCCAGTTATTTGTGGCTGTGACTCCTCTGGGCAGGCCCGGGCTCTCCCCAAAGGGCTTCCGCTCTAGGGCCTCGGTTTTCCCCTCTGTGAAGTGGGCTGAGCATGGTGTCACGGCAGCCCGGCAGCGGCTCGCGGTTCTAACATTCTCCTTctggtctctctcttcctccctctggcCGCTCCTCGGACATCTCCTTAAGCCTTCATGCTTGAGCTACGTGCGTGTGGTTCTGGACGCCGTGAGGCTTTGCTTGTCTAAGCTTCAGAGCCCCCCGCCCGTACGTGCCCCCGCGTGCTTTTCTGTTTGCATGGAGCGCCCCGTCCCCTCTTTTGGTTCCGTTATTCACACCCCCATCCGTTTGCGACAGGCCACGGTGGAGTCCATCGTGAGGGACAAGATGCCCCGCAAGGGAGGAAGGTGGTGGTTCTCGTGGAGGGGCCGGAACACTGTCAAAGAGGTCAGTGAGCCTGGGGATGGGGGCTTCTGTCCAGGAAGGCCTCTGTTGGGGCGGGGGGCTCTATCCAGTGGGGCCTCTTCCCTGGAGGACCTCTGTCTTGGGGGGTCTTTGTCTGGGGAGTCTCAATATGGGGGGCCTTTGTTGGGGGCATCCTCTGCCCtgaggggcctttgtccaggagGCTTCTTTGGGGGGCCTCTGTTGAGGGGGGCCTCTGTCCAGGGACAAACAGACAAGCAGTCCCCTGGGAAGGGGCCGGAGATACTAGCAAGCCCAGGTACTGACCTTGGAAGGAGCCACGTTCCTGGGCTTGAACCCTTGTGAGCATCTAGAGTGGGGCTTGCACCAGGGCTTGGTGACTCCAAGGATCGGTCACAGGCCAGTGTAGTGGTTAGAGCTCTCACTGGACCCAGAGCCACAAAGGTCTGGCTTCAGACTCGGGGGCTGCTAATGTGACCCCAAATGGGAAAGGGGGGGTCCTATAAAGTATCGATGCTATTTCCCAGCATCCTTCTTATTCTCATCATTCTGTCCCCCTGAATATTCTTGGGGCCAAGCCTCGGACCCGGAGCAGATGCTTCGTTCTGGGGGCGGGTTCAGGTGGAAGGCCCCAGAAGGCTGATGGAAATGGCAGGGGGAACTTTTCCCTGTTGTGCTTGGGCCCAGCATTGTGGGGGTCTCGGCTTCTAGCATGGCTGAGACTCACCTAAGAAAGGATCCCGGCCTCCTCCCCTGGGAGCCCCCAGAGGGCAGGGACTAGCCTTGTTTGActctgggagggaaggaaggaaggaggaaggaagaagaaaagggagggagggaaggaaggaagcatttattaatgaccTACTATGCACCAGCCACTGCGTTAAGTGCTTTCCACATATATAACTTCGTTTGATCCTTATACTAAGTAATTACAATGACGATGATAATGCTATTATTAGCTAACGTCACTatagtgcttaccatgtgccaggccctgttctaaagtactttacaattattgtctcgTACAATTATAACCACTCTGGGAGGCAgctgctattattgtccccattttacagatgaggaaactgaggcaaacagcagttacgtaacttgcccagggtcacaaaggtagcaaatgcctgaggctggatttgattttaggtctttctggctccaggcccagtcctctatccacaTCTGCCCACGTAGGCGGGTCAGCATGCACCACTAGCTGATTCTGTCTctggctttggacaagtcacttcatttcttttgggtgggccttagtttctccacCTGTGAAATGGGGGCTCCATCTCCCGTCGGTTTCTCCCAGGCACCTCTCCATCTCTTGTCAGCTTCTTGTAGCTCGGCTCAGGCCGCCCACTCATCATGGCGGCCCCATGGGAGGCCTGGCTCCTCTTTGTCTTCTCTCGGATAGACAGGCTCCCCTGTGGACTGATGGGACTCTTCCTTGTCCATCTTGCAGGAAAGCAAACCTGAGCAGTGCTTGGCTGGAAAAGGCCTTGTGATTGGGGAGCAGCCAGCCAAGCTCAGCATCGGAACCAGGTAGGACTCAGACTAACTTGGGACAGAGAGCAGGGGCTATGCTGGACCTTCACCAGCTTAGATGGgaactggggaggggggggtgggCACCATTTTCTGGGAGTGGCTGTTCCTCCTAGAGACACGGGAGCCAGCTTTCTCCTCTCTAACCCAAGGAAGGCCACCAGGGGGCTGGCTTTGAAATCCTAAGATTTGGGGCAATTTCCCTCCTTTTTGGGCCTTCGTTTTCCTTAACCGTAGGATGGGGACGCTACGTTTGGCCTTTGGTCCTCAGTGAGGCATCAGTTGCTTTgaagaattcattcatttatccattcactctacacatttatttagcacctattgTGTGCATGCTCAGCCCTGGGAGGTGACACAGTCTGTGAGATGTGGTTCTTGCTTCATGGCGCTCCCAGGGAgctgtaataacaataataaaagaacaaaaataccCATCTATGGAACTTAATACGTGCCAGGGGCAGCACCAAGCGCCAtccaaatatgatctcatttgatcctcacggtATACCTGGGGcttaggtgctcttattatccctgttttacaaatgaggaaatggaggcagacaggtgaagagacttgcccagggttcctcagctagtgtccgaggccagacttgaactcaggtctttgggccccggtgctctatccactgtgccaccctgcTGTAAAACCCACTATGACATGAGCACGCCTCCAAGGGGCAAAACCAAGTGATCccagaaggcttcctggagatgGTGGGGGTGCGGTGGGGGCTTTTGAGCTGAATTTTAAGGAATGGCAGGAATTTACTTGGTGAGGGTCAGGGAGGCCATTACCAGGGAAGGGAGCAGAGTGACGAAGGGCCTAGCATTGGGCTCCTGGGCCAGTCTGGCTGGAGGCTAAAGAGTGTGTGTGCTGCAGTATGGCGGAGAAGGCTTTGGATGGC belongs to Gracilinanus agilis isolate LMUSP501 unplaced genomic scaffold, AgileGrace unplaced_scaffold53554, whole genome shotgun sequence and includes:
- the LOC123255870 gene encoding phosphatidate phosphatase LPIN1-like, whose product is KRNRHLGADGVYLDDLPDMDPEVAALYFPKNGDGGPTAKNSGESGPRSASQSPQSVGSSGVDSGVESTSDGPRDLPSIAISLCGGLSESKEVTTDEFLEQEVTYQQFVDNPAIIDDPNLVVKIGSKYYNWTTAAPLLLAMQAFQKPLPKATVESIVRDKMPRKGGRWWFSWRGRNTVKEESKPEQCLAGKGLVIGEQPAKLSIGTRMKEESSSSDEDALAAKQSSSGLHPLMANVGYKKTLRLTSDQLLTSQPFASCPASWELGFFFHK